gatcgaggcCATAAAGAAATGGGAAGTACCGAAGAATCCCACTGAAATCAGAAGAtttctggggttagcaggatactatagaaggtttattcaagacttctcaaagattgcaacaccattaaccacactaacccagaaagcctctaagtttaattggggacctaaacaagaagaagcctttaacacGTTAAAGCATAAGTTATGTAGCGCCCCAATACTGTCACTTCCTGAGGGAATAAAAGATTTTgccgtctactgtgatgcatctcactatggtatgggatgtgtactcatgcaaagaggcaaagtgattgcctacgcctctagacagttgaagattcatgaacggaactacacaacccatgatttggaacttggtgCCATAGTGTTCGCATTGAAAATTTAGAGGCACtatctttacggtacaaagtgcactatctatagtgaccataaaagtttaaaacacatatttgagcagaaggagctcaatatgcgtcagagacgatggatggaattattaagtgattacgattgtgagatccagaatggaaatgggagaaaatcaccatggattttatcacgaagCTCCCAAGGTCAAGTCACAgttatgatactatttgggtaatagtggacagactgaccaagtctgcacacttcgtgCCAATTCGTGAGGACTATAAGATGAACAAGCTAGCTCAAATTTACATCAAAGAAATAGTCTCGCGACATGGGGTGCCTGTATCGATCATATCagacagagatagtcgtttcacatctaaattctggcaaagtttccaacaagagttgggaaccaagcttaatctaagcactgcatatcatcctcagacggatgggcagagtgaacatactattcagacattagaagatatgcttcgggcttgtgtaattgattttggtggaagttgggacactcatctACCACTCATCGAATtcgcctacaataatagctatcacgccAGTATCAAAGCTGCACCTTATGAAGCTTTATACAGAAGAAGGTGCCGAACTCCTATCTGTTGGACGGAAGTAGGGGAAagtcaactatcaggaccagaaatcattGTGGAGACCACAGAAAAGATCCAGCAAAtcaaagaaaggatgaaaagtgctcaagatcgacaaaagagttatgcagatcagAGGCGTAAACCCCTAGAGTTCCAACTAGGGGATAAAGtaatgcttaaggtatcacctctgAAAGGAGTGATTCAGTTTGGAAAGAAGGGAAAGTTGAAACCCCGATACATTGGGCCGTTTGAAGTTACAAGCAAAGTAGGACCAGTGGCTTATCGGCTAAAACTTCCTGAACAGCTGGCAGGAATACATAATActtttcatgtatcaaatttaagGAAGTGCCTAGTGGACGAAGCCCAACAAATACCCCTGGAAGACGTACAGGTTGACGAAAAACTCAACTTCATTGAAGAACCACTACAAATCGAAGATAGGAAGGTTAAAAAGTTACGCAAGAAGGAAATCCccttagtcaaagtcaagtggaacgcACGTCATGGACCCAACTTTACATGGGAACTAGAAAACATAATGAAAGATAAGTACCCTCATCGTTTTAAGTAatgacaaatttcgaggacgaaatttttgtaAGGAGGGAAGGATGTAATACCCCGAACCTTAATGTGCTggttataaacgtgtgaaatatgtaatttatatttcatatattctTAAACGAGTAAGAAGATCgtgtgaaaggtgaaatatattgacaaaccttggctaatataggagaccgttaatattaataattaaatatattattttatttaccttactccgtttttaatgaaacttaggttaaaatgtagataaaaatattctcgttctaatgacatattcgtcgttttataaaacgtcatattttaaaagttatacaagagaaacgagttaagcagctgaattaatatatataagcaagcaagctagcaggtcaagcaggtaggtaggcacgtcaattgaatcccacatcgagggatttgaggtgcctgcttgcttgctttaaataagagtctcagtagtttgtttaggtaccagtttctttaacgggaatgctctagtatagagaatcctgagtatacgataccccgttgggtgttgttagtagtcgtttttggagcgcgagtaggagcaggagtagggaaactctacatcaacatgccgtagatagttttgaggtatactctcgtttaagtttatggttagttatttattatttatttttagtagttaatattagttttattattagtaataatatattagtagtagtagtgttagtattatttttaggtactagggttattgtcaggggcgggtattgggtagcctagcattagttaggcatggactgatcacccatgcttaaacaaggtagggttaaccaatatccaaccatgataatgactagttaggtgtaccattacctaacctaggattatgtaattgtgtcaggaccttgagacataacccagtattactagcggctgttaagcaattgctaatcaggtgagtcatcatacttgtcttttaaactttgatagtatactcgtccataactggtaataatgagaatgctgcagtatgcatgtgtcagtaggggtatatgggatcctGTTATActtaatgaggtgtgtcactctgggaagggtaataaggtgttgtacccacaggcacttcgtgcttataaggtccagcgacacacactcatacctatgtgacggccgtagggggacacagctggaggaccagtatgtctcttgtacggtggtttgtgacaagtcaaatgtgacctataaggttcaatgaggcccaacctgactataatgtggtcacatgcccatattgtgtatgcatataatataaactgtggtctgtctttataaaaattgtatagtatgagctcaccagtatataactgacgtcgttttgagtatacttatctcaggtgagtcatgaggaaagctataggaactacttgacagttgtggagttttagaagatcaaggagttcttagttgccaaaagtttgtaaataaataaattgttgtactcagactattataagttttaatgaaagtttagtttgtttccgctgtaagtgtatcaattgtgcacaatcacccgggttacggggtgggtgttacagttggtatcagagcccgagGTTTTAGCGAATTAGGTATTGCAGGAATGCCTAAGCTTTAACCAGTAGTTCTCTAAAGATTAATAGCACACTCAGACTAGGCCAAATAACATGTTCTCAGGAAAAGTCCTTGCATAGTCAGTTGAGTGACGCTAGAAGAAGTAAACTATGTTGTGCCTTTCtatgtgctatatatatatacacgtataTATATCTCTATATGTGATGTATATAGTTGTTATATTATAATGATGTACCATACATACTAGTAACTCTTTATACTCATATTCCTATAGGAAGGAGACAATGTCTGAACATAGAGATGAACAAGGGTCTAGAAATAATCAGAATAACAGAAGGAGAGAGGAAGATTCTTATAGGACTCGAACTCCCTCTCATAGTGTCAGGTCCCGGTCTAGTACAAGCATGCGTCTAAATACTGAGGATATCCACAATATAGCTGTGGAAGTGGCTAAGGTAATGAAGAATGCACAAACCGGTAATGTTAACCAATCTGGAGAACGACATGAAGAAAGCTCAGCAGCCTCCACGCCAGTACAAAGGGAAGGAAAGGGCGAAAGGAAAAACACTATTGCAACCATGCCACTAGAAGGAAAAGGTGAATATTCCAAACCAAAGGAATGTACTTATAAGCACTTCATGTCCTGTAAACCTCAGTCCTTTCACGGAAGAAAGGGAGCACTAGAAGCTCAAGACtggctcaacagaatggagtcagtATTAGACCTATGTGAGTGTGATGACCGCAACAAAGTACGGTTCGCCGTACATATGTTTGAAGCTGAAGCCCTTCACTGGTGGAACATTGTGGTCCGAACAGAGGGAAAAGAAAAGGTTAAGGAGATGACGTGGGAGGAGTTTATTCATAAGTTTCTTGCTAAGTATTGTCCTCCCAGTGAGACTGAGCAACTGGAAGGGTAATAAGGTGGTGTACCAacaggcacttcgtgcttataaggtccagTGACACCcactcatacctatgtgacggccgtaggggAACACAGCTGGAAgaccagtatgtctcttgtacggtggtttgtgacaagtcaaatgtgacctataaggttcaatgaggcctaacctgactataatgtggtcacatgcccatattgtgtatgcatataatgtaaactgtggtctgtctttataaaaattgtatagtatgagctcaccagtatatatctgacgtcgttttgagtatacttatctcaggtgagtcatgaggaaagctataggaactacttgacagttgtggagttttagaagatcaaggagttcttagttgccaaaagtttgtaaaaaataaagtgttgtactcagattattataagttttaatgaaagtttagtttgtttccgctgtaagtgtatca
Above is a window of Helianthus annuus cultivar XRQ/B chromosome 14, HanXRQr2.0-SUNRISE, whole genome shotgun sequence DNA encoding:
- the LOC110907475 gene encoding uncharacterized protein LOC110907475, with product MLKVSPLKGVIQFGKKGKLKPRYIGPFEVTSKVGPVAYRLKLPEQLAGIHNTFHVSNLRKCLVDEAQQIPLEDVQVDEKLNFIEEPLQIEDRKVKKLRKKEIPLVKVKWNARHGPNFTWELENIMKDKYPHRFK